One region of Patescibacteria group bacterium genomic DNA includes:
- the scpB gene encoding SMC-Scp complex subunit ScpB codes for MNNLESKIESLLFVSGRPMSARELADLIKGEVKEVETAGEKLIVEYKEKNAGTQIIKNGSSFQMVTSPENAALIQEFVKDETTGELTRPSLETLTIIAYRGPVSKTDLDRIRGINCSLILRNLLIRGLVDVKEDRKKDESYYTVTFDFLRFLGLNDVKELPDYDKLSKDDTIDRILEDNPLAEKFGANQPALDLSSDSSAAPEENVAEEEEEFEDEDDEDDEDDEESGEENNKAA; via the coding sequence ATGAACAATCTAGAATCTAAAATTGAGTCATTATTATTTGTTTCCGGGCGGCCGATGTCGGCTAGAGAATTGGCGGATCTGATCAAAGGCGAGGTTAAGGAAGTTGAAACGGCAGGGGAAAAATTAATTGTGGAGTATAAGGAAAAAAATGCCGGCACCCAGATCATCAAGAACGGTTCCAGCTTCCAAATGGTAACTTCGCCGGAAAACGCCGCGCTGATCCAAGAATTTGTCAAAGATGAAACAACCGGGGAATTAACCAGGCCCAGCTTGGAAACTTTGACGATCATCGCTTATCGCGGGCCGGTTTCCAAGACTGATCTGGACCGGATTCGTGGTATTAATTGTTCGCTAATATTACGTAATTTATTGATCAGAGGTTTGGTTGATGTCAAGGAGGATAGAAAAAAAGACGAAAGTTATTACACGGTGACATTTGATTTTTTGCGCTTCCTGGGCTTAAATGATGTCAAGGAATTGCCTGACTATGACAAATTAAGCAAAGATGATACTATTGATAGGATTCTCGAAGACAATCCGCTGGCCGAAAAGTTTGGCGCCAACCAGCCGGCGCTTGATTTGTCCAGTGATTCTTCGGCCGCGCCGGAGGAAAATGTCGCCGAGGAGGAAGAAGAATTTGAGGATGAAGATGATGAGGACGATGAGGATGACGAAGAAAGTGGCGAGGAAAACAACAAAGCTGCGTAA
- a CDS encoding segregation/condensation protein A: MINVKLEKFEGPLSLLLKIIEAEKMDIAEISLAKIADQYVEFIRTTSEIDPDSMADFLVVAAKLLYLKSRALLPYLFPAEEVDEDDLERQLKMYREFLEAMKKIESRLKEKRFMFAPAERKLWKMIGAEDKFFAPPKKLAKEQLAAAFREFLVNKKIVKLEEETIQVKVNIEEKIQGICDALLARINLSFRDFLAKAESKTEVIVSFLAVLELMKQKTISVEQEELFAEILISRKEIN; the protein is encoded by the coding sequence ATGATAAACGTAAAACTGGAAAAATTTGAAGGTCCGCTTTCCTTATTATTAAAGATAATTGAGGCGGAAAAGATGGATATTGCCGAAATATCGCTGGCTAAGATCGCCGATCAATACGTGGAATTCATCAGGACAACCAGCGAGATTGATCCGGATTCCATGGCGGATTTTTTAGTGGTGGCCGCCAAATTGCTCTATCTCAAATCCCGCGCCCTTTTGCCTTATCTTTTTCCGGCCGAGGAAGTTGACGAGGACGATCTGGAACGCCAGTTGAAGATGTATCGCGAATTTCTGGAAGCGATGAAAAAAATAGAAAGCCGATTGAAAGAAAAGCGTTTTATGTTCGCCCCCGCCGAGCGAAAATTATGGAAAATGATCGGCGCCGAAGATAAATTTTTCGCCCCGCCCAAGAAATTGGCCAAAGAACAATTAGCCGCGGCTTTCAGGGAATTTCTGGTCAATAAAAAAATAGTTAAATTAGAAGAAGAGACCATTCAAGTCAAGGTTAATATCGAAGAAAAGATTCAGGGAATCTGTGATGCGCTTTTAGCCAGAATAAATTTAAGTTTCCGGGATTTTTTGGCCAAAGCCGAGTCGAAAACCGAGGTGATCGTCAGTTTCTTGGCCGTTTTGGAATTGATGAAGCAAAAAACTATTTCCGTAGAACAAGAGGAGCTGTTTGCGGAAATATTAATTAGCCGTAAAGAAATAAATTGA
- a CDS encoding YbaK/EbsC family protein yields the protein MSKSESFSAKATEDKGKKMPTALIKYLEAGGISPKVLEHKTVYTAIDVANTLKRKMDEIVKSLLVKADNYYYIVCLPANQNLDFAKIKQAIEKEAGVKVKTVQIPSEKVMKEILKLKDQGVTAFGGFHKLPILAEKKLAGLKKAVFSSGSFNHSIELSVKDFLRLENAVLASFGINKKVKLTNTRPSSPIKMKPGANKKMAKKKKAAKKSKKKASKKKKK from the coding sequence ATGAGCAAGTCAGAATCCTTCTCCGCCAAAGCTACGGAGGACAAAGGAAAAAAAATGCCGACCGCGCTGATCAAGTATTTGGAAGCCGGAGGAATCAGTCCGAAAGTTTTAGAGCACAAAACAGTTTACACGGCGATCGACGTTGCCAATACTTTGAAAAGAAAAATGGATGAGATCGTCAAGTCGCTTTTGGTCAAGGCGGACAATTATTATTATATCGTTTGCCTGCCGGCTAACCAAAATTTGGATTTTGCCAAGATCAAGCAGGCGATTGAAAAAGAAGCCGGGGTTAAAGTAAAAACCGTTCAAATCCCTTCGGAAAAGGTAATGAAGGAAATCTTAAAACTTAAAGATCAAGGGGTTACAGCGTTTGGAGGGTTTCATAAATTGCCGATCTTAGCGGAAAAAAAGCTGGCCGGATTGAAAAAAGCGGTATTTTCTTCGGGAAGCTTCAATCATTCGATAGAATTGAGTGTTAAGGATTTTCTCCGCCTGGAAAACGCGGTTTTAGCCAGTTTCGGCATTAATAAAAAAGTGAAGTTAACTAATACACGCCCATCTTCACCAATTAAGATGAAGCCTGGCGCGAATAAAAAAATGGCCAAGAAAAAAAAGGCTGCCAAGAAGTCCAAGAAAAAGGCTTCGAAGAAAAAGAAGAAATAA
- a CDS encoding DUF5671 domain-containing protein, with the protein MDQSTAAAAPVKSNAAKFVFFYLIHLVSLGFMTVSFGIILFQIINKNIADVIVAYSGSYDENALKFAISALLVSTPIFYGISWLIQRSLFKGELKKDSGIRRWLTYLILFVSFCIFIGWLIAFVNNFLNGEVTMKFILKTISVLVIAAAVFGFYLYDIRRAVVENVKDKTLKIFFIATLAVTVIVFVASFFVAATPGEARNRRLDEQVINNFYTIDSCADQYYREKTKLPPNFAAMQADCAYLTADLLKDSQTGQAFVYNVTGTTTYEICANFRTSNIGRDKNLGMTYPASVGANSSAHDAGYQCLKRQIFITPVKGN; encoded by the coding sequence ATGGACCAATCCACCGCGGCTGCCGCGCCGGTCAAAAGCAATGCGGCCAAATTCGTGTTCTTTTATCTCATTCATCTGGTTTCGTTGGGGTTTATGACGGTTTCTTTCGGCATAATCTTGTTTCAGATCATCAACAAGAACATCGCTGATGTGATCGTCGCTTATTCGGGAAGCTATGATGAAAATGCTTTGAAATTCGCGATCTCGGCTTTGCTGGTCTCTACCCCGATTTTTTATGGGATCAGCTGGCTGATTCAACGAAGTTTATTTAAAGGAGAATTGAAAAAAGATTCGGGCATCCGCCGCTGGCTGACTTATTTGATACTTTTTGTTTCTTTCTGCATCTTTATCGGCTGGCTGATCGCTTTTGTCAATAATTTTTTAAATGGCGAAGTGACGATGAAATTTATTTTGAAAACAATTTCTGTCCTGGTAATTGCTGCGGCAGTGTTCGGATTCTATCTTTATGATATCCGGCGCGCGGTTGTGGAAAACGTTAAGGATAAAACCTTAAAAATATTTTTTATCGCCACACTGGCCGTAACCGTGATAGTTTTCGTCGCTTCATTCTTTGTCGCCGCCACGCCGGGCGAAGCGCGGAACAGAAGATTAGACGAGCAGGTGATCAATAATTTTTACACGATCGATTCTTGCGCTGATCAATATTATCGGGAAAAGACAAAACTTCCGCCCAACTTTGCCGCGATGCAAGCTGATTGCGCTTATTTGACCGCCGATCTATTAAAAGACAGCCAGACCGGCCAGGCCTTTGTTTATAATGTTACGGGTACGACCACCTATGAAATTTGCGCTAATTTTAGGACTTCTAACATTGGTAGAGATAAAAATCTCGGCATGACTTATCCAGCCAGCGTTGGCGCGAATTCATCCGCGCATGATGCCGGTTATCAGTGTTTGAAGCGGCAAATATTTATTACGCCGGTAAAGGGAAATTAG
- the aspS gene encoding aspartate--tRNA ligase, translating to MLRTHTCGQLRKEQIGQAVELSGWVYRRRDHGGVIFIDLRDRYGVTQIKFDLDHGTSAEVMKNADQLRSEWVINIKGKVAARPAEMINTKLATGEIEIEVAELKILSKSKALPFELEEEKESQANEQIRLKYRFLDLRREKLQNIMKKRDEVITAIREYFHKNDFIEVQTPILANSSPEGARDYLVPSRVYPGKFFALPQAPQQFKQLLMVAGLDRYFQIAPCFRDEDPRNDRHPGDFYQIDMEMSFVNQEDVWAMIEPLMIELTKKFTDKKIKWDKFPQIAYQEALTKYGSDKPDLRFDLPIKPVTEMVKDCGFSVFANAIKDGGVVHALKVDGGNQFTRSIIDDLTELAKTKKAKGLAYIQMKPEGPNSPIIKFLGDELTKRLIEELGAKTGDIIFFGADNFRTVCSSLGAVRSQCGTLLGLKNPQEVAFAWVVDFPMYEYSEIEEGRIDFSHNPFSMPQGGLEALNTKNPLEILAYQYDLVANGYEITSGAVRNHEPEIMYRAFEIAGYKRAEVDAKFGAMLRAFEYGAPPHAGAAPGLDRLLMIFFDLDSIRDIYAFPKDGAGRDVMMDSPSEVNPKQLKELHIKIDEK from the coding sequence ATGCTGCGAACTCATACCTGCGGACAATTAAGAAAAGAACAAATCGGCCAGGCCGTCGAGCTTTCCGGCTGGGTTTATCGCCGTAGAGACCACGGCGGAGTGATTTTTATCGATTTGCGCGACCGCTATGGCGTGACGCAGATCAAATTTGATTTGGATCATGGCACTAGCGCCGAGGTAATGAAAAACGCTGATCAATTAAGAAGCGAGTGGGTGATCAATATTAAAGGCAAAGTAGCCGCGAGGCCGGCCGAGATGATTAATACCAAGTTGGCCACCGGCGAAATTGAAATTGAAGTTGCCGAGTTGAAAATTTTAAGCAAGTCCAAAGCTTTGCCTTTCGAGCTTGAGGAAGAAAAAGAAAGCCAGGCCAACGAACAGATCCGTTTGAAATATCGTTTTCTTGATCTGCGCCGGGAAAAATTGCAGAACATCATGAAAAAGCGCGATGAGGTCATTACCGCGATCCGCGAATATTTTCATAAAAATGATTTTATCGAAGTGCAGACGCCGATTTTGGCCAATTCTTCGCCCGAAGGCGCGCGTGATTATCTTGTCCCGTCCCGCGTTTATCCGGGAAAGTTTTTCGCCCTGCCCCAGGCGCCCCAGCAATTCAAGCAATTATTGATGGTAGCAGGGCTAGACCGCTATTTTCAGATCGCGCCTTGTTTTCGCGACGAAGATCCCCGTAACGACCGCCATCCGGGGGATTTTTATCAGATTGATATGGAAATGAGTTTTGTCAATCAGGAAGACGTTTGGGCGATGATCGAGCCGTTGATGATCGAACTGACTAAAAAATTCACTGATAAAAAGATCAAGTGGGATAAATTCCCCCAGATCGCTTATCAGGAAGCGCTGACCAAATATGGTTCGGACAAGCCAGATCTGCGTTTTGATCTGCCGATCAAGCCGGTAACTGAAATGGTCAAGGATTGCGGTTTTTCGGTTTTTGCCAACGCCATTAAAGATGGCGGCGTGGTGCATGCTTTGAAAGTTGATGGCGGCAATCAATTTACCCGCAGTATTATCGATGATCTGACCGAATTGGCCAAAACTAAAAAAGCCAAAGGGTTGGCCTACATTCAGATGAAGCCAGAAGGTCCCAATTCGCCCATCATTAAGTTTTTGGGTGATGAGTTGACTAAGCGGTTGATCGAGGAACTTGGCGCTAAAACAGGCGATATTATCTTTTTTGGTGCTGATAATTTCCGCACGGTTTGCTCGAGTTTAGGCGCGGTCAGAAGCCAATGCGGAACTTTGCTTGGCTTGAAAAATCCCCAAGAGGTCGCCTTCGCCTGGGTGGTTGACTTCCCGATGTATGAATATTCGGAAATCGAAGAGGGGAGAATTGATTTTAGTCATAATCCTTTTTCCATGCCCCAAGGCGGTTTGGAAGCTTTGAATACCAAAAATCCGCTGGAAATTCTGGCTTATCAATACGATTTAGTGGCTAATGGTTACGAAATTACTTCTGGTGCGGTTCGTAATCACGAACCGGAAATTATGTATCGCGCTTTTGAAATCGCCGGTTATAAGCGAGCGGAAGTTGATGCCAAATTCGGCGCCATGCTTCGGGCGTTTGAATATGGCGCTCCGCCGCACGCTGGCGCCGCTCCTGGCCTTGACCGCTTGCTGATGATTTTCTTCGATTTGGACTCAATTCGTGACATCTACGCCTTCCCCAAGGACGGCGCCGGCCGCGACGTGATGATGGACTCGCCCTCAGAAGTCAACCCGAAACAGCTTAAAGAGCTTCATATAAAGATAGACGAGAAATAA
- a CDS encoding adenylate kinase — protein sequence MKKIISLYGLPACGKTTQAEKLAKKYGLYQFGMGDRIRAEIQAGTELGKKIKIMHDSGVLIPDDLMIQIIQNCGEQAKKTGIVFDGFPRMISQAEMLDKILSQAGKKIEKFFYLKISREEAINRINKRTALTGRVDDKDLEAVNNRFGVFQEQSTGLIDYYQKRGELVEIDGEKNIEEVFLEICAHLE from the coding sequence ATGAAAAAAATCATTTCGCTTTACGGCTTGCCGGCCTGCGGCAAGACAACGCAGGCGGAAAAATTGGCTAAAAAATACGGGCTATACCAATTCGGCATGGGCGACAGGATTCGCGCCGAAATTCAGGCTGGCACCGAGCTGGGCAAAAAAATCAAAATCATGCACGACTCCGGCGTTTTAATTCCCGACGATTTAATGATCCAAATAATTCAAAACTGCGGCGAGCAAGCCAAAAAAACCGGCATTGTTTTCGATGGTTTTCCGCGCATGATAAGTCAGGCGGAAATGCTTGATAAAATTTTGTCTCAAGCGGGAAAAAAAATTGAAAAATTTTTCTATCTGAAAATAAGCCGCGAGGAAGCCATAAACCGGATAAACAAACGTACCGCCCTTACCGGCCGAGTGGATGATAAAGACTTGGAAGCCGTGAATAACCGCTTTGGCGTCTTTCAGGAGCAATCAACCGGGCTAATCGATTACTATCAAAAACGAGGGGAATTAGTCGAAATCGACGGCGAAAAAAATATCGAGGAGGTGTTCCTCGAAATTTGCGCGCATTTAGAGTAA
- the recO gene encoding DNA repair protein RecO: MHEATFNTKVIILNRQDFRENDSRIVCYSEDRGKLELVARGAKKLKSKLSGHIEPLTLSRLMVVTGKDLNYVGTATGENFYPNIKENLEKVSLANQTLALVEKMTREGEIDGHEEIFNLLKDFLDGLEKKSPLERGAEPGEAGCVKVVNQFEIFSNKFAAILGFSLEEFEELRRK; this comes from the coding sequence ATGCACGAAGCAACATTTAATACAAAAGTTATTATACTCAACCGTCAGGATTTCCGGGAAAACGATTCCCGGATTGTTTGTTATAGCGAGGACCGGGGAAAATTGGAATTGGTCGCCCGCGGCGCCAAAAAATTAAAATCAAAACTTTCCGGCCACATCGAACCGCTCACCTTGTCGCGTCTAATGGTTGTAACCGGTAAAGACCTTAATTATGTCGGCACGGCCACCGGGGAAAATTTTTATCCCAATATCAAGGAAAATTTAGAAAAAGTATCTCTTGCCAATCAGACCCTGGCGCTAGTTGAGAAAATGACCCGCGAAGGGGAGATTGACGGTCACGAAGAAATCTTCAATCTGCTCAAAGATTTTTTAGATGGCTTGGAAAAAAAATCCCCTCTTGAGAGGGGTGCCGAGCCCGGCGAGGCGGGGTGTGTTAAAGTCGTCAATCAATTTGAAATTTTTTCTAATAAGTTTGCTGCCATTCTCGGGTTCTCTTTAGAAGAATTTGAAGAGTTAAGGAGAAAATAA
- a CDS encoding RuvX/YqgF family protein: protein MSLELKIYLGVDWGAKRVGLALGDSETRMATPFKTVSGVHDLVETAVEENADVLVIGQPIKMRGLKDGIAPEYLEFIEEIKDKLPEKEIVLVDERLSSKAADALPGGDLKASRDEVAAMLLLQEYLDRA from the coding sequence ATGAGCTTAGAGTTAAAAATTTACCTCGGGGTGGACTGGGGCGCGAAGCGCGTCGGTTTGGCGCTGGGCGACAGCGAAACCAGAATGGCTACGCCTTTTAAGACGGTTAGCGGCGTGCATGACTTGGTGGAAACGGCGGTTGAAGAAAACGCCGATGTTTTAGTGATCGGCCAGCCGATCAAAATGCGCGGCCTTAAAGACGGAATAGCACCGGAGTATTTGGAATTTATTGAAGAGATAAAAGATAAATTGCCGGAGAAAGAAATCGTTTTGGTCGATGAGCGCTTGTCGAGCAAAGCCGCGGATGCCCTGCCGGGAGGGGATCTTAAAGCATCGCGCGATGAGGTGGCGGCAATGTTATTATTGCAAGAATACTTAGATAGAGCATAA